GCTTTACTATGGAGCTGCCAGATACCTTAATTTCCGCTTGCGGGGTGATAATAAGCGCTGTTACCAGTACTATGTCGTCATTAATGCCGTTCTCGATGAGGTTAATGCTGTCAACAACCACGCCATATCCTGCTGGGAGGAATTTGCAAACAGCTCCTGCAGTGGCATCGGAAACCAGGCGCAACGCATTTCTTCCGAGCGCAAATCCACTGCATGAATGTCCCTGGACAACCTCTCCTTGGGCAAGTTGAACTTCCGCAGTTGCAAGTGACCCACCCTCCCAGGAGAAGTTTAGTGCGCGTATTCTTAACCTAGAGCGTGACAAATCGATTGCAGGAATTTCGACAACTGGCGGCGTCGGCGCAGATTCGGGCTCAGCAGCCGCAGGTGGCTCGGCAATTGTTTTTTCACCGTTGAGCGAGGCTACTCCCGATTGCTTGCTTTTTGCTGCTGTGCATGCTTTGCTAGCGAGGTTAATCAGATTATCAAGCGTCGCCTCATAGTGAACGTCTTCTCTTTCTTTTGTTCGCTTGCCTCCATGAACTCCTATCGAACCTGTAACGGGTTCAGGGAGGTCGCCCGGAGGGGTCTCGCGCAATTTTTTCTCTAAACTATCGGCGAGTTCTCTTGCTTCTTTGCTGTTTCGAAGGGTGACTATTACGAACTCATCGCCCGCGTAGCGGCATAGGAAGTCGGTTCCCTCATCCGTGCCAGATGAAAGGATTTCAGCCACATGGCGAAGAACTTTGTCGCCGGTTATGTGGCCGTATTTCTTGTTGAAGTCGCCAAACTTATCTAGGTCTATGAAAATGACAGTGATCTCCTGCCCTCGCTTCAGGGCAGCAATTCCCCAATCACGCATTGCATCCGACCTGGGCAGCTTGGTGATTGGGTCGAATGATTTTCCCAACTCGGGCAGAAGGTCGCCGCGCGTCACAATGCCAACTAGCCGGCTTTCTTCCATCACGAGTAGCCGGTTTGCCCCGACTTTTGCCATCAAATCGGCAGCGTCGGCCACTGTCATGTCGGGAGGAACCGGCACGTATTCCTTATCCATAATATGCTGAACGGGCACATCTTCGTCTTTGCCAAGCAGGTCTTGATAGTCAACAATTCCAAGAACAACGCCATTGTCGACCACTGGCATGCCTCCGATGTTGTGACCTTTCATTAGCATTATTGCAGTCTTTATTTTGTTTGAAGGGACAAGTTGGATGACATTGGTTGTCATGACGTCGCGTACTGTCTTCATATTGGCTGGAGCTTACCTTTCCGAATTGAACTTCTGGGGAACCCCACATGCAGTATATCATGCAGGGCAGGAAATGTGTACTCGTAGAAATACTTGAAAGTAGGTTTCAATTGCGGATGGGGTAAACTTTAAAATAAAACGCTTGGAGGCGGACCTTATGGAAATCCTGGAATGTCAAGGTGCTAACGAGTTTATTCGCGGGCGTGAAGAGTTCCTTGCTTTTCTGAAGGATTGGATGGACCGCTTGCCTGAAGTGCGGATGCAGGATATAGTTGAGGCGGCGGGTGGGGCTGAGAATGTTGCGATTGTGTGCGTTGATGTAATTGTTGGCTTTTGTGGGAAAGGCAGGCTAGCCAGTCCCAGGGTTGCGACTATTGTTGAACCTATTGTTGAGCTTTTCAAACTCGCGTATTCGTGCGGCATAACTAATTTTGTGCTGCCGCAAGACCAACACCCAATTGATTCGCCGGAATTTAAGGCGTATGGACCCCATTCGATTGTAGGCTCGGAAGAGGCCGAGACAATGCCCCAACTTAAGGCGCTTCCATTTTCCGACCTTTTTGTCGTTTTTCCAAAGCAGAGCATAAATGCGGCGATTGATACGGAGTTTCCCAATTGGCTTGAGCGTCATAATAATATTAAGCGTTTCATTGTAGTTGGCGACGTCACGGATATATGCATATATCAAATTGCAACTTATTTAAGGGCAAGAGCGAATCAGTTCAAAATGGACTACGAAGTCATTGTTCCTGAAGACTGTGTGGATACTTGGGACACACCTCTAGCGGTTGCAAAAGAAATGGGCATAATGCCTCATGATGGGGACCTTTTGCATGCTGTATTTCTACATCACATGGCTCTCAATGCTATACAGGTCGTGCGGAGAATAACATAAAGGATGGTAAATAATGAGCCGATTTGTTGTTCAAGAACACCATGCTTCACATTTGCATTGGGACTTCAGGTTGGAGATGGACGGAGTGCTCAAGAGCTGGGCTGTTCCGAAGGGGCCTCCGGAATCACCTGGGATCCGGCGGTTGGCGGTCCAGGTAGATGACCATCCGCTGGACTATATAGATTTTGAGGGTGAGATAGCAGAGGGCGAATATGGTGCTGGAACGGTAACTATTTGGGACCGCGGCAACTTTGAACTTAAAGAGCGCAGTAAGGATAAGATTGTTTTTGACCTGCATGGAGAGCGCTTGAAGGGAGGATATGCGCTAATACACATGCGAGACAACCAATGGATTATGCTCAAACGCAAAGATTAGGGATGTGCACAAGACAAAGTGGAAAGTTGCTTTCGGCGGAAGATGAGTGTGCAATTTTGCTAACATAACCCTTAGTTATTTCTATCAGTGGTGGGTACTTAAATGCCAATATGTGGAAGGTTTAGGCAGTTTTACATTGGCGTTTTATAGATTAATCTTAAATTGAAATCCAAAACAAAGCCCCTGCTGGTCTTTCTGCGACTAATCAATAATTTATATTAGGTTTTGCGCCCTCTAATAGCCCTTGCGGATGAGCTTTTTACAAGATTCGAATTTTGCTTTCGGGTACCGTTTAAACCTGTTATACTAAAGTAGGGGGAAATAAGATGAAGGCTTCGGGTACATCGTTGGCCCAGAGATTGCTATGGTTAGGCCCGTTTGTTGTCGCTGTTGCCCTGGGGATATTGGTATATCTCCGGGCTGTGAGTGGGCCATTCATCTGGGATGATGAAGTGTTGGTCCAGCAGCTTGACATGTATACAGGCGAAGGTTGGCGGCAAATATTCACTACTGGGTTCTTAATGGACCCTTCAAGCAGAAAAGCTGCTTTCTACCGGCCAATAATTATTGCCTCTCTGCTTTTTGACCGTGCTTTGTGGGGTGATAATACTTTTGGCTACCATCTAACGAATCTATTCTTCCATGCAATTACAATTCTATTTGTTGGAGTTTTGACTTGGCAGATTCTCCGCAGTCGGATTGCCGCAATTGCGTCTGCGTTCTTATTCGCCGTTCATCCAATCCATGCTGATTCTGTATGTTGGATTTCTGGCCGTACCGATGTGATATGCGCTGCATTCCTTATCCCTGGAATATGCGCCTATATGGAGTATTACCGCAGTAAGCGTCGAGGTTTTCTAGTGCTTTCACTTGTGCTTATTATTCTTGCGCTAATGTCTAAGGAACTTGCGGTCCTGTCGCCAGTTTTAATAGCTCTTTCGGCGTGGGCATCGGGGGTTAGAGATTATCGGAAGTTGCTTAAAGATGCTATACCATACGTGGTACTTGCGGTTGTCTTCTTGGGCGTGCGGCATGTTGTTTTAAAAGAAGCCATGGCTCCATCGGTTCTTGTGCCGCTGAAAGCGCGCGCGGCAATAATAGGCTTTTCATTATTTGCACATTTGCAGATGCTTCTGCTACCTTGGACTGCAAAGCTTGGCTACGGATACTTGCCAAACCAAATCATCAACAATACTAGCCTGTTGCGCGGTGCCTTTGTATGCGCACTGGCGTTTTGTTTTTGGTCGATTAGTCTCACAATGCCCATACTATTCTTCGGCATGGCTTGGTTCTTGGTGACAATTGGCTTAATATCTGGTATTACCGGGCCATATCTGGCGGGTTTGGTAGCGCAAAGATTGCTGTATATCCCTTCTTTTGGATTAGCTGTCGTCTTTGGGTGGCTAATCACCAAGGCGGTGGAAAGCAGTAGGTATGTGCGCTATGCAGGTTTGGCTTTGGCCCTTGGTGTAATAGTTGCTTTTTCATTCTTAAGTGTCAAACAATCGGTTTTATATACAGACGATGTCATATTTTGGCAGCGATTTGTTAAAGATGTTCCTCTCAACCCCGCCGCATATTACAACCTTGGAATCGCATACGTGTCGAACGGCGAGCCAGAAAGAGCGATTTCTCATTTCCGAAGGGCAATCAAGCTTGCCCCAAGCATTGCAATAAACTATTATGCAATGGGACAGGCTTTGATTCAGCTAAATAGGGTGGATGAGGCTATTCCATATTTCGAGAAGGCGGCATGCCTAGACCCAAGTAATGAGACAATCCAACAAGGGCTAATGGCTGTCTATGAGAGAAAACGTGCTGAAATTGGGTTGCCGGGTCAACCTCATCAATAAAGATTAATTTCTACCCCCACCTCGGGAACTTTAACTCGGCATTTTCCTTTAAGATAATCATTAAATTTCGAAAGGTTTTTCTCTTCGGTGTGGACAGGTATAACAA
This is a stretch of genomic DNA from Armatimonadota bacterium. It encodes these proteins:
- a CDS encoding GGDEF domain-containing protein, giving the protein MKTVRDVMTTNVIQLVPSNKIKTAIMLMKGHNIGGMPVVDNGVVLGIVDYQDLLGKDEDVPVQHIMDKEYVPVPPDMTVADAADLMAKVGANRLLVMEESRLVGIVTRGDLLPELGKSFDPITKLPRSDAMRDWGIAALKRGQEITVIFIDLDKFGDFNKKYGHITGDKVLRHVAEILSSGTDEGTDFLCRYAGDEFVIVTLRNSKEARELADSLEKKLRETPPGDLPEPVTGSIGVHGGKRTKEREDVHYEATLDNLINLASKACTAAKSKQSGVASLNGEKTIAEPPAAAEPESAPTPPVVEIPAIDLSRSRLRIRALNFSWEGGSLATAEVQLAQGEVVQGHSCSGFALGRNALRLVSDATAGAVCKFLPAGYGVVVDSINLIENGINDDIVLVTALIITPQAEIKVSGSSIVKQDAYRAAAAALLDAVNRQIGFLGLKQTS
- a CDS encoding cysteine hydrolase, with translation MEILECQGANEFIRGREEFLAFLKDWMDRLPEVRMQDIVEAAGGAENVAIVCVDVIVGFCGKGRLASPRVATIVEPIVELFKLAYSCGITNFVLPQDQHPIDSPEFKAYGPHSIVGSEEAETMPQLKALPFSDLFVVFPKQSINAAIDTEFPNWLERHNNIKRFIVVGDVTDICIYQIATYLRARANQFKMDYEVIVPEDCVDTWDTPLAVAKEMGIMPHDGDLLHAVFLHHMALNAIQVVRRIT
- a CDS encoding ATP-dependent DNA ligase, with the translated sequence MSRFVVQEHHASHLHWDFRLEMDGVLKSWAVPKGPPESPGIRRLAVQVDDHPLDYIDFEGEIAEGEYGAGTVTIWDRGNFELKERSKDKIVFDLHGERLKGGYALIHMRDNQWIMLKRKD
- a CDS encoding tetratricopeptide repeat protein, which gives rise to MKASGTSLAQRLLWLGPFVVAVALGILVYLRAVSGPFIWDDEVLVQQLDMYTGEGWRQIFTTGFLMDPSSRKAAFYRPIIIASLLFDRALWGDNTFGYHLTNLFFHAITILFVGVLTWQILRSRIAAIASAFLFAVHPIHADSVCWISGRTDVICAAFLIPGICAYMEYYRSKRRGFLVLSLVLIILALMSKELAVLSPVLIALSAWASGVRDYRKLLKDAIPYVVLAVVFLGVRHVVLKEAMAPSVLVPLKARAAIIGFSLFAHLQMLLLPWTAKLGYGYLPNQIINNTSLLRGAFVCALAFCFWSISLTMPILFFGMAWFLVTIGLISGITGPYLAGLVAQRLLYIPSFGLAVVFGWLITKAVESSRYVRYAGLALALGVIVAFSFLSVKQSVLYTDDVIFWQRFVKDVPLNPAAYYNLGIAYVSNGEPERAISHFRRAIKLAPSIAINYYAMGQALIQLNRVDEAIPYFEKAACLDPSNETIQQGLMAVYERKRAEIGLPGQPHQ